The Sulfurospirillum tamanense DNA segment AAAACACCTTCAAAAATGCATAATTTGGAGGATTTTAAACAAATGCTTGCCACCCACAAGGGTGCTATCGGCGTGCTTTTTTTATGCCTCCCCAATAATCCGTTGGGTGAAGCGCTTGATGCTGATGAAGTGAAACTCTTTTTGAGGGAAGTCGACCCCAATATTTTGGTGGTCGTGGATGGTGCCTACCAGGAATATGCTAGTTATAAAGACCAAACCAAAGCCCTTGATCCTAGGGCGTTAATTGAGGAATTTCCCAATGTGCTTTATCTTGGCACCTTTTCAAAAGCCTATGGTTTGGGCGGTATGCGATGCGGTTACGGGATTGGTGAAGCAGGCTTAATCCATACATTGCATAAATTGCGCCCTCCCTTTAACATCACGACGTTGAGTTTAAAAGCAGGTATCGAGGCACTCAAAGACGAAGGGTTTGTTGCGCGATGCATGGAGGAGAATTTTTCTGAAATGAAGCGGTATGAAGCAGAAGCAAGGGCACTCGGATTTGATTTTATTGAGAGCTATACTAATTTTATTACGCTAGAGTTCCCAGAGGGAAAAATTGCCTCAAAAATTGCCCAATCCCTACTTGAAAAAGGTATAATTATTCGTGACCTCTCTGCTTATGGGATGAATGCCGT contains these protein-coding regions:
- the hisC gene encoding histidinol-phosphate transaminase, producing the protein MTFNPVLDGLKNYEAGKPIELVVRDYGIAPQDVIKLASNENPRGCSLGVLAAMQQESTRAHLYPDDSMYELKDGLASRFGVKKENVIIGAGSDQVIGFALHAKANPNQAILMAGVTFAMYEIYGKQTGATILKTPSKMHNLEDFKQMLATHKGAIGVLFLCLPNNPLGEALDADEVKLFLREVDPNILVVVDGAYQEYASYKDQTKALDPRALIEEFPNVLYLGTFSKAYGLGGMRCGYGIGEAGLIHTLHKLRPPFNITTLSLKAGIEALKDEGFVARCMEENFSEMKRYEAEARALGFDFIESYTNFITLEFPEGKIASKIAQSLLEKGIIIRDLSAYGMNAVRVTIGTPEQNSRFFENFKRVYC